A DNA window from Acropora palmata chromosome 12, jaAcrPala1.3, whole genome shotgun sequence contains the following coding sequences:
- the LOC141860449 gene encoding tetratricopeptide repeat protein 28-like, with translation MEVSVLLTSHLVISFLEKHLKIAIEVGDRGGEGKTYGNLGNAYLSLNDYRKAIEYLEKQLKIAIEIGNRGGEGGGYGSLGLAYNSLGVYGKAIEYHEKHLKIAIEIGDRSGEEAAYGNLGIAYQSLGDYRKATEYHEKHLKIAIEIGDRAGEGIAYHNIGYVCFSLEQFQNAVDNFVSSIHAFNSLRSLLKAADEWKIKFRELHEATYTALCKSLLRIGKVDEALFAAEQGRAQTLSDNLLIQYNLPAFLPPIDTKETISRLFTKLSTPAIFLAIEGLTINISFLKRGKKIAFRQGSLEGDRRDKDPIRVSLETVFKSIEAEVNVRCEDRTFAELENEHPSIREVRGEKVENPALPPPDNPFKSFYDAVIQPIVDLLEPQDDELVIVSDGALCLAPWFAVIQLIKIRIVPSLTSYHLIVSVAEGHHKKTGALLVGNPCLKQLKKAEPDLPCAQKEVEMIASIVNARPLTGSEATKAEVLKQMSSVALVHIAAHGNERTGEIALSPNPG, from the coding sequence ATGGAAGTCTCAgtattgcttaccagtcacttgGTGATTAGCTTCCtcgaaaaacatttgaaaattgctattGAAGTAGGTGATCGGGGAGGAGAAGGAAAaacctatggaaatctcggtaatgcctaTCTGTCACTGAATGACTATCGCAAAGCCATTGAGtaccttgaaaaacaattgaaaattgcaatagaaatcggtaaTCGTGGTGGAGAAGGCGGAggctatggaagtctcggacTTGCTTACAATTCATTAGGTGTctatggaaaagccattgagtaccatgaaaaacatttgaaaattgcaattgaAATAGGTGATCGTAGCGGAGAGgaagcagcctatggaaatcttggtattgcttaccagtcactaggtgactatcgaaaagccactgagtaccatgaaaaacatttaaaaattgcaatagaaatcggtgatcgggcagGAGAAGGAATTGCTTATCACAACATCGGATATGTATGCTTTTCTCTAGAACAATTCCAAAACGCGGTggataattttgtttcctctATCCATGCCTTTAATTCTTTGAGATCTCTTTTGAAGGCTGCGGATGagtggaaaataaaatttcgtgAGCTGCACGAGGCGACGTACACTGCCTTATGTAAGTCCTTACTTAGAATTGGAAAAGTCGACGAGGCTTTATTTGCGGCTGAACAGGGACGAGCGCAGACTTTGTCTGACAACTTGTTGATTCAATACAACCTACCTGCGTTCTTGCCACCAATTGACACCAAAGAGACAATATCTCGCCTCTTCACTAAGCTTTCTACACCAGCTATTTTTCTAGCAATTGAAGGACTTACGATCAACATCTCGTTTCTGAAAAGGGGAAAGAAAATTGCATTTCGACAAGGGAGCCTAGAGGGTGATAGAAGAGACAAAGATCCAATACGGGTCTCACTAGAGACAGTCTTTAAAAGCATTGAAGCTGAAGTTAATGTAAGATGTGAGGATCGCACATTTGCTGAACTCGAGAATGAACACCCGTCTATCAGAGAAGTGCGGGGTGAAAAAGTGGAAAACCCAGCATTACCGCCCCCAGACAATCCTTTTAAGTCATTTTATGATGCAGTCATACAACCAATTGTTGACTTGCTTGAACCTCAAGACgacgagttggtcattgtttcTGATGGTGCGCTGTGCCTAGCCCCATGGTTCGCAGTTATTCAATTGATTAAGATTCGCATTGTTCCATCACTTACAAGTTATCACTTGATCGTAAGTGTAGCCGAAGGCCATCACAAAAAGACAGGGGCGCTTTTGGTTGGGAATCCATGCTTAAAGCAGTTAAAGAAAGCAGAGCCAGACTTACCATGTGCTCAAAAAGaagtagaaatgattgcatcaaTTGTTAATGCCAGGCCCTTAACTGGGAGTgaggcaacaaaagctgaagtgttAAAACAGATGTCTTCGGTTGCTTTAGTTCATATTGCTGCACACGGAAACGAGCGTACTGGAGAAATCGCCCTGTCTCCAAACCCTGGATAG